CATCTAGGTTGATAGAAGCCACCTGCCCCTAAATTCCTTATTTCCCATTGCAACAACTGTTGACCCAACACAATTTAGGCAtaaaattgggggtggggggtattgTATACAGCAGTCTATCGCATCACTAAATTTAAGGATTAAATCAGCCTTCTTCTGCACCGATCAAGTTTAGAGGGGCCAGACCTTGTGCCCTCAATCTTAAACACTACCTCTCATTATAGCATGCCAGAGCCTGTCACATTCagccgtagacaggtgtcaagaggcTAATTGTGTTTGTCCAAGTAGCAGCCAGAAGTGTTAGTAGGGGGACCTTTTCAAGGATCATTGTTGTGACTGGTTTGGGCGGGGGGGAGCAAGAGGGAGCAGAGCAGACAGTGAAGTCTCCCAAGTATCCCATAGATGAAGAAACCCCTGAGTCAGTGGGCTGAAAAATGGCAGATGTTTGAGCAATCTAAGGTACACCACACACCTTGGCAAAACTAACCTGAATCACAACTTAGAAAAGAGACCTTTGAGTTTGTTGGCTGTTCCTTCAAATCACTGGTTTAATACAGGGTGGCAACTGAAAAGGCCAAATATTGACTGCCATCAAGAAGTGGATGGTGAAATTGTGGTGTTTGCCGTTTTTACCATGTGAAACTGTGGTCTGTCCTGCCCTAGAATACAGGGACCAGTGGACTCGCTGCCTGTGTTTTAAGGAAGAACAGAATAGAGCAAGTATTGGGATCAGAAAAGGGTAACCACAATGACAAGAGGGATGGGCTGGGTTCCATGAGGAGAGGTTAAAAAGATTTAGATTCTGCAGTCAGAAGAGAGTGGCTGTGAGGAAATGTGACAAGTTTCTGAACTCATAATGGGTGTGCATCAGATCCTACAACTAAGACAGCCATCACTGATtctcttatcaggttggacacatttcctgtcccacatgaggcttcagtcttaatccctattttacagatgaggtaactggcacagagaaggtaagtgacttgcccaagatcacacagcaaagtggcagaggccaaagtagaacccatgaccttctcactcccaggcctgtgctctgtccactaggccaggctgcttctccaaacatccACACATGAAGACAGTACTGGGCTGACTGCACTAATAGCTGAATCCAGTAATGGCATTACTTTTAGAGATCTGATCTAGGGGTATTGGGTCATAGTTAAACAGTTTCTCAGTTCATTAAATCCCACCACACCAGGATAAGGGAGCAtttggaacccccccccccccccccccccccccgcccccaaaataTCTCATAGATGATAGACATGTGAAATTCCTTCACTTAGACCAAGAACAATAAcagattgagaagtagcatggcctagtggatcccgcacaggcctgggaatccaaaggacctgggttctagtcctggctccgccacttgtctgctttgtggacttgggcaagttacctcatttgtaaaatggggattaagactgtgagccccacgtgggacaacctgataaccttgtatctaccctggtgcttagaacagtgcttggcacctagtaagcgcttaacaaataccaccatcattattattacctcatctgttaaatggagactacaactgtgaccaacctgattaacttgtatctaccccagctcttagaacagtgtctagcagacagtaagtgcttaacactacaaaaaaaaaagagaaaggggtgTGAATAGTTCTTATTGCAGAAAAACTAATGTTGTCACATTGACTAGGTGTCAACACAGCTTTTAAAATGAACATTTAAACCCGAATGGAAGGAAAGCACTTCCTTGGAAAATAATCCTGATTGACCATTGTATGAAAGGCACTATTAACCAGTGCTGAAAACTACTGGAAATTCTCAGCTATATAgatttatatctatatatctatatatattcattcaatcatattgagcgcttactgtgcgcagagcaatgtactaagtgcttatatatgtacatatatatgcacatatatagatctatatatgtgcatatatatgtgtagatatagatatatatatatatgaaatgctTTCAACAAATGCATCTCAAACCTTGCAATACTTTAATACTCTTGATTATAAAGGGATATTAGCTTCCAATTTTGCTGCTTTTGAAACGACTGACTGGCAAAGTCCTATGATTAGGTCATGATTTGTTTCTGTCTTAAAAAATTATAATCCAGGGTTGGTTTTTGAGTCacttctgaagaaaaaaaaatttgcaCGACTACATCAGATGTATGATATTGGACACTAACACTGCTCTTCTACAGCTGCATTGTATAATAATCCATAAAGCAAACTAAGTAATTTCCTTTCATAAGTGAATATAGCAAACAATTGTGCAGATTTAGCACCTCTTGGGAGAAATTCATGATTCCTTTTACACTTTGCAGTTATCATATACAATGAAAAGTTACTTTATCTACAACTCTTGCGGaagtccatgtggaacagggattgtatctgacctgattatctcttatctaccccagctcttagtacagtgcttgacacatagtaagcacttaaacaccataaaaaaaaaaaaggtaaaatgaACCCTTCCTTTAAGTAGCTTCCCTGTTTGGGAGATAGTGTCATCTCAGGAAGACTTCTggatgggttgtttttttttaacagcattccACAGTTGGGGTATTGGTGCGTTTAATCACAATTTCTTCATACTCCTTCTGGCTTAATAACCCTTCAGTAATGGTCTTGCTTTCTTCAAATTTAGGTAGCACAACTGCAATGTATCCCTCTGTGGCTGGCTAAAAAAGAAACCCAACAGTCAACACAGGCACAAAAATGGGATGGATAAATAATGAGAATGAATGACATTTCTTTTTACCTTTTCCTGCAAAATAGAAGGCCTTTTAAGAATATTCTCATTCACCTCCATCAATCGCCCTCTTATACAGCTGCAAAAAAAAAGTCCAGTTTTAACACGAAAAAAAGCCTTTTTGTGTGTGCTAGATGTTTATAGATCAACTCACCTATATATAGTATATTCGTCTCCATCTGAGCATGATATCCTACACAGAGGGGCCAGTTCTGTTAGAAATTGAGCCCCCTGGgtacaaaaatggaaaaaaatgcaaGTACTTTAAAATTTAATCTTCAAATGAAATATTCTACCAAGTTTCAAAGTAATTTAGATGTCTATCATATCACTGAATTTTGGTCGTGATAAGTGCCACCAACCGAAAATTAGCAGTACCAAAATGCTTTCGACACCAGCAGCCTCATCCCACTGGGTGACCAGGGACCCTTTGGCCAGGTAAGGTTATAACATATCCTCTGGCCCTTTGGGACCTTTGACCTCTAgcacttttctctccctttcatttctaCCATCCAAAGTGAGAATTCACTTGATGTTCTTCAGATACGCACCCGCTTGGATTTCCCCGACACCTTGTTCTGGAGCCTGCTACAATGGGCACTGATTTGATAGTCAACACTTTTAATTGTTTTTCCATTTTGAAGAAGAGGATGAGCTTCTGCTAGTGTGATGACACAAAGcctaaaggaaaaaagaaatgttATGTCGCTCATTATCAGCAGTAATAGAAAGGAATGTTGCTCCTCTTCGCAGCCCTCTTTCCTTCTCGATTTTTGGTCCATTTCAGCCACAGTGGGGTGGTGATTCCCATTGGTCCAAGAGGAGCAAGCTACTTCCTCAACCCCCTACTTTGGAACTGCCACCACAGTCCCCCCTCCAGGCTTGCCCCCAACTCTTCAAAGTAGCCAAGAGAGGGAGGGCAAACAAAACTGCGCTGGGGTTGCTTAGGTAGGAAACTGTTCAACTCCTCTTCTGTCACCTCCGAGAAAAGCAGTGGTTACCATGGGTTAACCGCTGCTCCCGTGCGTTCTCAGACTCTTCCATCACTGCTGAGAAAAACATGGTGTAACTGCCGCCGCCTTCCCTCCTGTCATCGACTGTccctgctctgacttgctcccgtaCACTCTTGAACTCCTTCATCTCCATCGAGATTTCAAGCCTCTTTTGTCTATTTGTGttatgttttaatgtttcatcactcctgttgGGTTAgtctccattcccttctcccacacTTAAActtttagatcgtgagcccaatgagggacagggactgtttttaattcccacctatgtagtttctcccagtgcttagtacagtgctttgcacacagtaggcatttaacaaatactatcactattcgTACTATgggctcccccttgccccccaagcAATTTCCATACTGAGACAGAAAGATTCTGCTGGAGCTAACCAGAAGATacattgcgtggctcagtggaaagagcacaggcttgggagccagaggtcatgggttctgatcccggctctgacacttgtcagctgtgtgactttgggcaagccacttaacttctctgggcctcagttacctcatctgtaaaatggggattaagactgagccccatgtgggacaacctcatcaccctgtatcccccccagcgcttagaacagtgctttgcacatagtaagcacttaacaaatgccatcatcattattattggggggtCTCTCCCAATAGACTAAattcctcgagggtagggatgGCGCCTTTTAACTCTAACATATACTCCCTTGCCCTTAGttttgtgctctgcatacaacaggcattcaataaatgctactcctTGATAACAGCTCAGTGGGGCCTGAAGTAATATGGAATAAGAACATTGCTGGGCAAAGATGAGCTGGGTAGATTATAGTGGCATGTATccccaatctattttaatgtccatcttcccctgtaggctccttgtgggcagagattgtgtctactaactttttgttgcactctcattcaatcaatcgcatttattgagcgcttactgtgtgcagagcactgtactaagcgcttgggaagtacaagttggcaacatatagagacagtccctacccaacagtgggctcacagtctagaaggaggagacagagaacaaaaccaaacatattaacaaaataaaataaatagaatatatatgtacaagtaaaataaatagagtaataaatatgtacaaacatatacatatatacaggtgctgtggggaagggaaggaggtaagactgggggatggagagggggacgagggggagaggaaggagggggctcagtctgggaaggcctcctggaggaggtgagctctcagtagggtcttgaagggaggaagagagctagcttggcggatggcagagggagagcattccaggccagggggatgacgtgggccgggggtcgatggcgggacaggcgagaaagaggcacggtgaggagattagcggcagaggagcggagggtgcgggctgggctgtagaaggagagaagggaggtgaggtaggagggggcgaggggatggacagccttgaagccgagggtgaggagtttctgcctgatgcgcagattgattggtagccactggagattttcgaggaggggagtaacatgctcagagcgtttctggacaaagacaatctgggcagcagcatgaagtatggattgaagtggggagagacacgaggatgggagatcagagagaaggctgatgcagtagtccagacaggataggatgagagcttgaatgagcagggtagcggtttggatggagaggaaagggcggatcttggcaatgttgcggaactgagaccggcaggttttagtgacgtcttggatgtgaggggtgaatgagagagtggagttgaggatgacacctaggttgcgggcttgtgagacgggaaggatggtagtgcttagggggaagcagtgtggctcagtggaaagagcacgggctttggagtcagttcatgggtttgaatcccggctctgccaattgtcagctgtgtgactgtgggcaagtcacttcacttctctgtgcctcagttacctcatccgtaaaatggggtttaagattgtgagccccacgtgggacaacctgatcaccttgtaacctccccagtgcttagaacagtgctttgcacatagtaagcacttaataaatgccatcattattagtgccatcaacagcgatgggaaagtcagagagagggcagggtctgggagggaagacaaggagttcagtctttgacatgttgagttttaggtggcgggcagacatccagatggagatgtcctgaagccaggaggagatgcgagcctggagggagggggagagagcaggggcagagatgtagaagtgcttagtacagggttctactcccattaagtgcacaataaataccatttatcaatTGAAagtaaggaagaagagaggatctgagagggaagatgagttcggttttggacacaCTGAGCTTGAGGAGCCAGCGAGACATCCAAATCGAGGGGTCCTgcaagcaggaggagatgtgagattgcagaaggGGGAGCTCAGGCTAGCCGAGTAATCCTCAGAGAGGCAGTAGTTGAAATTGTAGGAACGAGTGAATGCTTTGAGGGAGTAAGTGTAAAATAAGAAAACACTCAGAACATATCTTTGAGGGACACAGGCGGCAAGAGGACGGAGAAGAACCAGTAGAAGAGACGGTGCTttgaacaataagtgctcaataaataggactgagtgaatgaagactGAGGAgtatgagaaccaggagatgaatGTCAGTAAAACCGGGGTGGGATAgcttccaggagaaaggaatgTTCTACAGTGTAAAAGAAAAGGTTAAGAGTGATCATGGATAGTGCAgtctcagggaagtgaagggtaCAGAGACCAGACTGTAGAGGGTCAAAcaggaagttggaggagaggaagtggaggcagcaggtgtatatAACTTGTTCAAGGCGATTGTACAAGAACgggagtagggagagagggaattgTGGAACAGTGGTAAACAGGGGAAAGACAAGTTCAGTTTTAAATATGTCCGACAGAGCAAGAGGAAAAGGATTTGAGTCATCTGCCTAGTGGGAATAGTTGAAGCTGAATATCCAaataaagcaacatggcctggttggtagagcacaggcctagaagtcaggaggacctgggttctaatcctggctctgccacttagctgtgtgaccttggacaagtcacttaacttctctaggcctcagttaccccatctgtaaaatggggattaagactgaatcctaagcgggacagggactgtgtccaacctaatcaacttctacctaccctggtgcttagtacagtgtctggcacatagtaaatgctaaaaaaaaaatgccattaaaaaaatgagctcTCAAAGATCCACTCATCCTTCTTGGCCATTTATCACCAGTTGTCAAAATCTAGCTCCTCTACTGGTGTGTTTGGCACTCCTCATCTTCTAAAGATACTTGCTCCCACcctaaactcctcatgggctaagtttgtgtttaccaactctgttgtactctccgaagtgcttagtacactaagcactgcacacagtacacagtcaataaataccactgattgatggagtctcagtgcctcagttccctcatctgtaaaatgaggattgaagatgttttccctccctcttagcctgtgaaccccctgtgggacgaagactgtgtcctatctgcccatgaaaagcagcacggccgagtgagaagagcacaagcctgggagtcagaagacctgggttctaaacccaaccctaccaggtgtttgctgtgtgatcctgggcaagtcacttaacttttctgtgcctcagcttcctcatctgtaaaatggaaattaaatatccactttctctcctatttagacggtgaggtccatgtgggacagggactgtgtgtgacctggttgacctgtatctcccccagtgcttgacacacagtaagcacttgataccacaATGATAACACCACTATCtactcaaatgcttagaacagtgctcttaaatatcacaattattgccaTCTTCAACCGATCATTCCGATGGTTCCTTTTCTACTGCCTCCAAACATGCTCAAATCTTCCACATACTACCATAACCATCTCAGAATTCCACTGCACCTCCAGCTAGCatccattccctgctcccaattcTGTCCACACTTGAGGAACAGGCTATATTTACCCGCTAtctcctcactctctcttccaactctccaTTTGACCCACTACAATCTGGTTTCTACACTCCACCGAGGCCTATTATTCTGGCAGCTTggctgatggggaggggtggtggcCATCCACTTGGCCTGTGtgggcctctttttttttttaatggtatttgttaagtgtttaccatctgCCAGGCTctatatgaagcgctggggtaggtgcaagttaatcagcttgaacacaatctacgtcccacatggggctcacagtcttaatccccattttaccaatgaagtagctgaggcacagagaagttaagtgatttgcccaaagtcacgaagaagacaagtggtggagtccagatcctcctgattcccaggcccaggctctaaccactaggccatgctgcctcacttCCAGTCatcggaggggagggaaggggtggggtaaATCCTCTGGCTCGGCTAAGATTTGAGACACAGGCCCCCTCACCCATCAGGGAGCTCAGGATGCCTCTGCGGGGAAAAAAGCCCCACAGCACCAATGTGGCTCCAGCTTCCTTCCACTTTggggagcctgggggtgggggtgggtgggtgtcccTCGGTAAGCACAGCTTGGGCCTCAACCCTTCTAGTCCCCGGCGCTCAGCCTGAGGGTGACAGTGGTGCTGTGCAGCGAGCCCAAGATGGCAGGTCCTTGGAGCCAGCAAGCTCTGATGACAGTCTCTACTGATGAGTTACCTATGACAGGCCGTGAAGGATCCCTgctggcagggagagacagggtggAGCTGACTGTCAACTAGGGGTGGGAATATGTAAATAGCCAAAAATAAGGGCCCAGACCCGCAGGCAGTTCGTGCTCAGTGCAGGGACCTGTAGACGCGTgcagagactcaatcaatcaatcgtatttattgagcgcttactgtgtgcagagcactgtactaagcgtttgggaagtacaagttggcaacatatagagacggtccctacccaacagtgggctcacagtctagactccccAAGAGGGTCTGGGGAACAAACTCACCCGGCCTGGGAGGCGCCGCTATTCCAATCTTTTCGATGCCGCACATCTCTGGGGATGGTAGTGAGGTCCTAAATAACCTTCCCGCCAAATTTAACTGGAGAAGCGGCAAGGCCCAGTGGGTagggcatggcctgggagtcctggGATCTAacaccggctccaccaactgttcattgtctgctgtgtgaccttaggcaattcacttcacttccctgtgcctcagttacctcatctgtaaaatggggattaagactgtgagccccacgtgggacagggactgtgtccaacctgcttatcttgcatctatcccagcgcttagtacggtgcctggcacattgcggcttcgtggcaagagcccgggcttggaagtcagaggtcgtggattctaatcccggctccaccgctcgtcagctgtgtgactttgggcaagtcgcttcacttctctgggcctcagcgacctcatctgcaaaatgggggtgaagactgtgagccccacgtggggcaacctgattagtttctatctaccccagcgcttagaacatggtaagcgcttaaca
This sequence is a window from Tachyglossus aculeatus isolate mTacAcu1 chromosome X2, mTacAcu1.pri, whole genome shotgun sequence. Protein-coding genes within it:
- the ABITRAM gene encoding protein Abitram; the encoded protein is MAAAPVLEAPSLVDRYFTRWYRADVKGRLGEDHCILQHSNRLCVITLAEAHPLLQNGKTIKSVDYQISAHCSRLQNKVSGKSKRGAQFLTELAPLCRISCSDGDEYTIYSCIRGRLMEVNENILKRPSILQEKPATEGYIAVVLPKFEESKTITEGLLSQKEYEEIVIKRTNTPTVECC